In Papaver somniferum cultivar HN1 chromosome 1, ASM357369v1, whole genome shotgun sequence, a genomic segment contains:
- the LOC113305039 gene encoding uncharacterized protein LOC113305039, protein MAKGRKTGSNRHERFLGTFNYINQNPGNGAIDGSELEEEDIWSMVDDIVDGDDQVIHVSANEWSYGEPPGNGGRGINSNNQRWYEKEDQLHHHQHHRQVGGLSLAFKDSGKAAVSPRIVHQFHRQDNMMAANNQRRHNHHHHQMAASAPVNVPDWTKILRINSVESLHDSDDGLDDDDNSERVPPHEYVARGSRRNTMTTSVFEGVGRTLKGRDLSRVRDAVWSQTGFDG, encoded by the coding sequence ATGGCGAAAGGTAGGAAAACTGGTTCAAACCGTCACGAACGCTTCCTTGGGACTTTCAACTACATAAACCAGAATCCAGGAAATGGTGCTATCGATGGGTCAGAACTGGAAGAAGAGGATATTTGGTCCATGGTTGATGATATTGTCGACGGTGACGATCAAGTTATACATGTGTCGGCGAACGAGTGGAGCTACGGTGAGCCACCAGGTAACGGTGGTCGCGGGATAAATTCGAACAATCAAAGATGGTATGAGAAAGAGGAtcagcttcatcatcatcagcaccaTAGACAAGTTGGTGGTTTATCATTAGCTTTTAAAGATTCAGGTAAGGCAGCAGTTTCCCCAAGAATTGTGCATCAGTTTCATCGCCAAGATAACATGATGGCTGCTAACAATCAACGCAggcataatcatcatcatcatcaaatggCTGCATCAGCACCGGTGAATGTACCAGATTGGACGAAAATATTACGCATTAACTCAGTCGAGTCATTGCATGACTCAGATGATGGTTTAGACGATGATGATAACTCGGAACGAGTACCACCGCATGAGTATGTTGCACGTGGTAGCCGCCGCAATACCATGACAACATCAGTGTTCGAAGGTGTAGGTCGTACCTTAAAAGGGAGGGATTTGAGCCGGGTCCGTGATGCCGTATGGAGTCAAACCGGGTTTGATGGCtga